ACCATTAAGCGTCGGATTGAGCTACCGGAGGGCTACGCCAAAAACTCTGATCAGCCCATGGCACGGCAGCACCTGACTCCTGATGGTCAAGTCACTGATGTGTTTGTTCCCTTAATTGACGAAAACAAATACTTAGGGGTTTTAGCTGTGGGCATTAACCCTAACCCTACGGTGGTGGTTTCCTCCAATTTAACCAGAGATGTGACTATTGCTGTGTTTATCTCGATCTGGGTGATGGTGATTTTAGGTGCAGTGGGCAACGCCTTGAATATCACTAAGCCCATTAAAGAACTACTAGTAGGGGTGAGAAATATTGCTGCTGGTAATTTCAAGCAGCGGATTGAGATGCCTTCGGGAGTAGAACTGAGGGAATTGGTGTGTAGCTTCAATGACATGGCAGAGCGCTTAGAACGCTATGAGGAGCAAAATATTGAAGAACTTACCGCAGAAAAAGCTAAGTTAGAGACTCTAGTTTCCACAATTGCCGATGGTGCTGTACTGATTGATACCAATTTTAAGGTAATGTTAGTCAACCCGACAGCACGGCGGATTTTTGGTTGGGAGGAGGAAGACATTGTCGGTAAAAATGTCTTATACCATCTCCCTGATGTGGTCGCAATGGAACTAACACGACCGCTCTATCAAATGGCTACAGCGGAGAAATCCACAGAAACAGAACGGGAATCCCGGGAAGGTGAAGAGTTTCGTATTACTCTGACCAAACCCATCTCTCGCACAGTTCGGATTCTGCTAAGTAAGGTACTCAACCAATACCGGGAAAATATTAACGGAATTGCTATCACTGTTCAGGATATCACCCGTGAGGTGGAGCTTAATCAGGCAAAAAGCAATTTCATCAGCAATGTTTCCCACGAACTCAGAACACCTCTATTTAACATTAAATCATTTATCGAAACCCTCCACGACTACGGCGAAGAACTATGCGAAGCTGAGCGAAAGGAGTTTCTTGACACGGCTAATCGGGAAACTGACCGATTAACCCGTCTAGTTAACGATGTCCTAGATTTATCACGGCTGGAATCTTGTCGAATTTATCAACTTGAACCCTTTGACATTGTTCGACCTATAGAGCAAACCCTGCGCACTTATCAGCTCAACGCTCGTGACCAAACCATTGAACTGGCTCAGGAGATTGAACCAGATTTACCACCAGTTATGGGTCACTACGATTTGTTGCTCCAAGTCTTGGCTAATTTAGTGGGCAACTCGTTGAAATTCACTGAGCCTGGTGGACGAGTGGTAATTCGTGC
The Moorena sp. SIOASIH genome window above contains:
- the nblS gene encoding two-component system sensor histidine kinase NblS, which gives rise to MLALLKTLIDIIRRWWSEFTLQTKLMAAATLVVSLLMSGLTFWAVNTIQQDARMNDTRFGRDLGLLLAANVEPHVAAHNFDELARFSSRFYSSTSSVRYIIYADEDGEIIFGIPFSAAEVKNSLTIKRRIELPEGYAKNSDQPMARQHLTPDGQVTDVFVPLIDENKYLGVLAVGINPNPTVVVSSNLTRDVTIAVFISIWVMVILGAVGNALNITKPIKELLVGVRNIAAGNFKQRIEMPSGVELRELVCSFNDMAERLERYEEQNIEELTAEKAKLETLVSTIADGAVLIDTNFKVMLVNPTARRIFGWEEEDIVGKNVLYHLPDVVAMELTRPLYQMATAEKSTETERESREGEEFRITLTKPISRTVRILLSKVLNQYRENINGIAITVQDITREVELNQAKSNFISNVSHELRTPLFNIKSFIETLHDYGEELCEAERKEFLDTANRETDRLTRLVNDVLDLSRLESCRIYQLEPFDIVRPIEQTLRTYQLNARDQTIELAQEIEPDLPPVMGHYDLLLQVLANLVGNSLKFTEPGGRVVIRAYQLEPELNPQEGKGRVRIEISDTGIGIAPEDQQAIFDRFFRVENRVHTLEGTGLGLSIVRNIIERHHSRVHLVSEVGVGTTFWFDLEVCEEKKITVKEHLQVDTSQTIPTDSATASNLSIS